In Setaria viridis chromosome 5, Setaria_viridis_v4.0, whole genome shotgun sequence, the genomic stretch TCTGAGTACCAATTTAAACGTTGTAGGGGCTGTAATCATTCACTTGTGAATGAGGAAGGCCGGATGTTTTTTATCCGTAATCTAAAAAATTCGCAAATTCCAACAAAATTTACAGCTATGAAATCATTTCtgaaaaaacaaatttacttaTTTTGAGATCATAAAATTAGTATCCTTTATTTAGATTTTGATGGATCTTCGCTGCTCGGCTCCTCCAGCAACTGAACTTCACTACACCTGTCCTGCCCCCTCTTATCTGCTCACTGCCAACCTTCTAATGTAGGGTACTTAGTCAGTGGTCACACCTAGAGTTTAGTCGACTGAAATCTGATGTCTGAACAAAGTTTAGTTAACGGATTCCTAAGTACATATTTGAATGGATTTTAGTTGATTTTTTCCGGGTAAATCTTATGAAACAAAACAATTTTTACATGCTCAATTtgaaaaatcacaaatatgatgCACTTTATCATTTACCACGTAAAACATTAACTTTGTACCAGAGGAATATGACAAATTTTACCAAATTGGTTAATCCATTTTTCAGGGGCTCAGTATTCACAAACTTAGGACCTATCTAGGGTACGGCTCTGTTACTGTAAGCCCATTCACAGAAATGTCCTGTTCCAAAATTGAACTAGACCGGTCATATACATAGCTGCTTTGCCCATCCGATCGTGAAGCCGAAGGCGATCCTCTCGCGAAGAAGAACGCAGGCTGCTCCGGCGGCTGGAGCTCCATGCCATCCCTAGTCAACATGAACACGACGGCCGATATGTCGGGCCTGTCGTCAGGGTCCACCTGGACGCACAGCAGACCGACGTGGATGCATCGCAGCGCCTGAATTCGACCGTATCCAACCAGCGACTGGTCCAGCATCTGCGATATCGACCCTTTCGTCCAGTGAGCCCAGACCTGATAGAAGTGGGTCATCCAGTACCATGTACCAGGTTAATTCTTCGCTGAAAAGGAGATGCAGATTGAACGAACCCGGACCGGCCGGCACTTACATCGCTCAGGAGGTTCACGGCGCTGTAATCGTCGGAGCCGCAGTTGCTTCTCCTCGTCACGATCTCAAGGACCAACACGCCAAAGCTGAAGATGTCAACCTTGGGCGACACGAGCCCGTGCATCGCGTACTCCGGTGCCATGTAGCCGCTGCAGAGGATGGGAGGAAAGGGAAAGTCAGTTATCTTGGTTTGGAAAGACACGCGTTCTGTGCGGCGTGCCATGGCCGTTCATGAGAACGAGCTTGGCTTACAATGTCCCGACCACTCTGGCTGTCTGAGTAAGGGTGTGACCTTCTCCTAGCAGCCTAGCCAGCCCAAAGTCTGCGATCTTCGGTTCCATGTCGTCGTCGAGAAGAATGTTGTTCGCCTTCAGGTCTCGGTGGATGATCCTCGTGCTCGAGTCCTCATGGAGATACAATATCCCCTTGGCAATTCCAAGAATGATGTTGTACTGTTGCTCCCAGTGAAGTGCATTTCCCGTAGTCTTATCTATTGTCATCCAATTTTCCGCTTATATTAGGAGTTTGCTCAAAGGTAAATACAGACAGTACAGTATTCAATACAGCATAACACCCTACTATCATATTGACCCCTGAAAAGGATAAGAAAGGAATGCACACTGTCTCTGCAGTATTATATAATTGTaaccctttttatttttatttttgcaaagaTCTGTAACCGAATTTTCATATGACACTGCAATGTGCAGCCAACTTTAGTGattattctttgttttttatGCATACTTTGAGTAATCAATGATGTTTATCATCAGTCTCGCTATGTAATCGAGGGCATTCTGCATAGAGCTTAAAACTTACCCCTAGGGACTCATGAAAAGCAAAGCAGTGGCAATTTTTATTTACAGTGACTTGTGACCAGAGAACTCTGGGTTATGTAACTGAAGAGGTGAATGGGGAGGAAAGTACCGAATAGAATGCTGTCGAGGCTCCCGTTCTTGATGTATTCATATACGAGCAGTGTATCATTCTGATGCAAGCAATACCCCAGTAATCTAACAAGGTTCTTGTGCTGAAGCTTTGCCAGTACCTGGATCTCATTGTGTAGCTGATGCAATGCATGCCCGGTTCTTCCTAAAAGTGTCTTGACTGCTATCTCTTCACCATCAGAGAGTATCCCCTACAATAGAAACAGATTATCCTTCAGAAGGCACGATGTACCGTAATTTGTTTTCCCGTCGAGTCCTCTCTCAATTCTTACCTTGTATACAGTACCGAAACCACCTTCTCCAAGCTTATTCTTTTCCGACAAGTGTTCAGTCGCCTCTTGCAACGTCATCAAATCGAAGACCGTGCATTGCGGGTTCCCTATTTTCTTCAGTGCTGGTGCCATATGACAAGAATTTtgtaaggaaagaaaaaaaaatcaaatcaggATCGTGACCAGATTGCTACTCACGATGATCCTTCTTTGTCGCCTTAATCCTTCGCCTGAAGCGAAGGAAGAAAAAGACTGAAAGAATCAACATTAACACAACAAAGCCGGCGATGCCCACCGAGACTCCAGCTGTAATCCCTTTCCTCCCTGCATACACCCAAACATGAATTTCAAGCAGTACATCCTTGAAGTGTTCGGTAAATTGTGAGGAACTAAGGATTGTACAGTTCGGTAACTTTTGACAGCATTTGAGAGTTAAGAGGACCTATTTCGCCACACGGCAAAATGATAAATGAAAGAAATGTTGCTTTGTTTAGAGGAAAACAAGAATTGAGTGTACTACTACCTGCTCCAGATTCTGGAGTAGCAGGTGAAGGCGTGGCCACCGGTGGTGGTTCCGGCGGTGCGGCAAGCTGCAGCATCGCCCGGCCCTCGTAGATCGGCGACAACACGTTGTACCTCAGCAAGCACCACACCACCGCACCTACGTTGCTCTGGGGCCGACCGTCCATGTGCCGCGCCATGATTTCCGACTGGATGTACCCAAGGCAACCCCGGCACTGGTCCGGCGTCAGGTCCGGCGCGCACTGCGCCAGCCCGTAGATCTTGGGGTTGAAGGCCATCTCCGCCGTGGTGAAGTACTTCCTCGTCGAGTtggtcgccgccaccgcgctgTTGATTATGGCGGTGAAGATCCCCGTGACGGCGGCGCTGAACCAGGCATCCGAGGCGTTGACGCTCGCCACGGCCGTGTCGATACCAGGACTGGCAAAAAGTTCACAAATTTGTAAGAAGCGCCTCTCAATCTGGGAGAAATCGATGCAGAAAAGTAGGAATTTTTCCGGAGCCGATAACACATTACACCAGCTCCTGGACGATCCACTGGTCCGGTCGGAGAAAATCGAGAAACTGCCTGCCGGCAAATTGGAGGTTGCAGGCGTCCCGGAGGATGCTGGCGCCCTTGTCGAAGGGGCAGGTCTGCTTCGCTTCCTGGAACGCCGCCGTGACGCAGGCGGCGCAGGTGGACGCGTTCGTGTCGCCGCGGCAGAGCGCCAGACCGTTGGCCTGCTCGGGCGTCACGCCGACGGTGACGGTGGCGAAgcccgccggcgaggcggaggcgttGACCGGGAGCACCGCGGCGAGGCGGTCCAGGTTCGCCTGGAACGTGCtgttggccgtgtaggtggtggaGGCGTCGCAATTTGGGGCCGCGGCGGTCGCCggtcgcagcagcagcagcagcgcgagggcggcggcggcggcggcggcatagCGGCCGGCAAGCATCGCCAGCGGCAGTGGGGAGAGCTGCTTACTTTTTGTTCGCCACGGCACAATTGCTACTTGCTTGAAACCGTGGTGGCCGCGGCCCCAGACCCCATGGCGGAGTGCGGAGCACCTGATcgcggaggacgacggcggcggttgGGCGACGCGCCCACTTGACTCTTTTGTCATTATTTTAGTTACACAGTGGAAACTGAAAACCATGCACGAGTCAATTATGCACGGCCGCCactttaagaaaaaaatatattcgGCCTGCCCCAACACGCACTACACGCACGCAGAGTTGGGATCAGAGCACGTTTGATTTTATTGTTAATGGgcctctttccttttcttggtTTAGTTAACGTGGGGTATAGCATACACTCACGTACAAGCATACACACCCACCTTACAAATACACTAAGCAACCTAGCAACCTAACTTCTACGAGTACCTTCAAAAGACTTTGTGGTCAGACTTTTTCGACTCCTACAGAAtcattttatatatgttttctaaattcatatcATGTCCTATACCATAGCACTTTGTAATTTTCTATTAGAAATGGCCTTCTGATTTGTAGATGATCGGAGTCCTTTTTTCCGAGTGATCTGTGTCCAGATTCTCAGCCGATTCTCCCGTGCCAGTGAGTAGGAAAAATCGACTGGTTTTTATCTTCTTGGTCACTTAAATTTTGGTAACTGCAAATGCAATGTGGCCTCATTCTATTGGCTCAAAAAATTAACTGACGGCATCAAGTTTTTTAGTCGATCAGGGAAATCCAAGCAGCACacatggtttggtttgggttgttACATAGTTCGTTTTCACTCGTTTTTTTTCTGTTAGCCTTAGCCTGATACAAAAATCGACTGATTTTGGCCAGCTTAACACCCGAATCATTTTTTTACCCTGCCTAATGCACTGGCCACGTGGCCCAACATCATTGGCTAGAAAAATTGACCGGTACAACAACCAGAAAACAATCGATTGTTGTGGAGTCATTCCCAATTTGTAATCAGAACTCTACTTTGGTGTTCTTGGGACGTCTGGCTCTAAAGTCACAATCTTGTGGGGTCATGAGTCCATTGATTTATCTTGATTATTGGCTCTTGCATTTGTCTGTTGGATCATCTGCATGTATTAAAAGGAAAAATTTTGctagagcccagtagtcttgtaGCTGTAGAAATTTTTAGAATGATCATTATTCCTCAATTTGCTTTCCTCCATTCATACATTATATATCCATCTTGAAATTTTACAGAATGAAGCAACGCTTTACTCCTCATCCAGcagaatttttcataattttcaGCGAAACATTGTCGTAATAGTTTGAAGGCATAATGTACAATTACAATTTTGCtaacataatttatttagcttatTTTTCTGATGGGTTGGGCCTTAATGGTTAATGCCTTCAAATTGGGTCAAGCATTGTGGCCTTAGCGCAACGGTTTTTTTTTCTGGGCTTAGAAGTTCTAAGCCCAGAAAAAAATGTTGCTCCATTTTGGTCTATTGAAATTTGCAACAAATATTTATTCTATGAATTTATATCATATAAATTTTGAACAAAATACAGAAGCTTCTTTTACATAGCAACTAGCTTTGCATTTAATCCGCAAGAATTCCAGCAGTACATGCCGGTTCATGTACTATTGTAATGTTTAATTGTGCAAATAAGAAAGTGGGTCGCTGAGCACCATAAATTATTATTTGGTACTTCATCCGTTCATAAATGTAAGCGTTTATGGGTTTGGTCAAAGTCAAAAATTCTCTATTTTAATCAATAATATAtgttaaaataaattattttaaatagAAAGAGTTACATATTATGATAGATGGTTTTATGATAAATCTCACAGCATCATTTTTATATTGAAAATATTAGTACTAATTTTGCTATTTGCAAGCGCTTTTTGCCCGTCACTAAAGGGGcgttttgtactagagcaaggTCAGGAAAAATATGTTGGCCACCTGACCAAGTATGTCAGTTCGCCTAAGCCAATTTGGACCCTATGATATGACATATTTTGATCTATAGATCAAATGAGAACAAGAGACATGTACAACTCATATGTGGTAAAAACTTCTTTATTCTAGTGATCCATAATATGTAATGTTACATTTGGGGTTATCAATGGAAATATATAACATGAAACTCGCTTTCTCGTCGAGAGAGCAAGACTTGGTTAAAGTAGCCCACGTCAAGTAGGAATGTGATTGAAAACCAACAGCTCTTCGCATGCGTCGGGGCTTTATTTTTCAAGTATCATATAGTAGACCAtaaacttgttttttttttagaaaagcaCAGTATGTATATATGTTTATTTCTACATTTCGTTTACATCAGGCTGTTCTGTTGTCTTTTCAGTTCAGGCCCTCGATGGAGGCACGCAGTTTCCTATCTCTGTGAACAATGAAGGTACAAATTAATAACACCAATTTTAAACAAGAggcaagtatatatatatacaaatataaCTGATGTGGAGCTATACATGCAGTAGTTTCTGATAaaccgcttataagcggaaaccAACGGAGCCTATGGCCGCCAGCCGCCACTGATGCCTGCCGCCTGCTCCAGGTCCTGTAGCCGTGCTTGCGTCACTGCGACTGCCACTGCTAGATGCTACAGTGCTCCGCGCCGTGCCTGCAGTGGCCGACGTCGCTTTGCCCGCCACTGCTCTTTGAGGGTCTGCGTCACTGCAGGCTCTCATTGTACTAGTGTTCGTCATGTTCGGGTGGAACAGGCCGAAGTATCGCTCGGCGTCGTCTGGCCCGTCGCCCTTCTGGTTCTTCGTTAAAGAGGGCGAGGATGTACACGTCCATGTCGGCGTCGGGGCAGCGCGGAGTGCCCGTCTTGCCGGACCGCACTCGGGTGATGACGTAGTTGATGACCACCAAGTCTCAGTCCATTTCGTTTCGACATGACCGTTATTCGAGCCGCTCCCCATCGTCCGCCTGGAAATCAGATCATCAACTTCGGTCATTCATGtactttactccctccgtccctaaaTAATTATCGTTTTCGCTTCCCGAGAAACAACTTTgactaaatatatataaaaaaatattaatatttatgatacaaaattaatatcattagatagatatttgaatctagtttttaataaatttatttgaagatacaaatggTGCACGTATTTTCTATAAAGCCAATCAAACTTGCGGCATGGAAATCAAAAGCGACAGTTATTTAGGGACAGGAGTATGCCATTAGATGGAAAACTGGGAAGAACGTAGAccccgtttggatacccctgctaaagtttagcacctgtcacatcggatgtttggatgctaattaggagtattaaacatatgataattacaaaactaattgcacagatgaagtctaattcgcgagacgaatctattaagcctaattagtccgagacgaatctattaagcctaattagtccatgattggataaattcgtctcgcgaattagactagaggttctgcaattagttttataattagctcaggtttagtcctcctaattagtatatgaatatttgatgtcatactgctaaagtttaacatttAAGTATCAAACAACCCTAGAAAAACGAGCAGGGGCTGCACGGATTAAAGAGGTTGGCTAGATTTGTTGTGGAGAGAATCGATTGATATATTTGACGTTTCAACTCAGGCCTCGCTCAACTTTGgggtgtcaaaattactgtagtaACACTatagtgtttcgtttgtatttatgaattattgtccaaatattgactaattaggctcaaaagattcgtctcataaagtacaacaaaactgtgcaattagtttttgattccgtctacattcagtactccatgcatgtactgcaagtttgatgtgatggggaatcttctttttgcatagtgccaaagttgggattttggagtgagCCTCACATGTTGTCGGGCTGTCTCGTCAAGTTTTCGACGGTATAGTACGTGGCGTGTCCATCATCGCGTGCAGGATGCTGTGGTAGACGAGGTCGGTGTTCGTGTCCACCACGCCAGGCTTGTAGTTCCCAAGCGCGTAGTTGAGGGGGAGATTCTGTGGCTCCTCGGCATACGCGAAGAACGGGTAGGGGTTCATCGCGAGGTACGATccgggccttgtttagttcccaatttggaagTGCCAAAGTTGGTATTTtatcataaatgcgcaactgtagcatttcgtttgtatatgtgaattattgtccaaacattgattaattagacttaaaagattcatctcgcaaagtaaaacaaaactgtgcaattagtttttgatttcgtctacatttagtactccatgcatataccgcaagtttgatgtgatggggaatcttctttttgcatagtgccaaagtttggaatttgggagtaactaaacatgacccCGGTTTGCTGCAGGAGCTGGATCGTGTGTTTTATCACCGACCGGATGTCATCCCGAAACCTggcctcggacggtgaggacgaATCCGTGACCGCGGAGAACCCGACCGGCGAAGTCACCTTCACGGCGTAGGCCAGGCCCAGCTGCGCCAACGCTGCCTGCACGTTGGAAGAGCTGTTGCGTCAAGTCTGGCCTTGAGTTGAACACCTCGTTCCCCACAGCCATGCCGTGGATCTGCGTGGCGGGTAGTACGCCCACCGCTGGTGAATACGCATTCACTACCGGATTCAAATCCCATTTATTTCGGTAATAAagaggtattaaaaaataaaaaaaatccgtcGACCGGAGCTccagccgcaccccgccgccgtgcgccagAGTGCCGGAGCCCTAGCCGCACCCCGCGCTATCTCCCCGAGCGCCGGAACCCCGGCTGCACAGCACCTGAGCTCCGCACCGAAGAGAGAGACGACGTACTTGcacatctcatccaccaccgccggttgccgccgtcgccgccgcttctcAGCCCGCCgattgccgccgccaccagatcTGAGGGAGAAGTGACCactactccaagatccacgtGCTCCTTGTTCCGCCATGCCCGGCCGACGcttcgccgcctcgccgcgccctcccttcttgcctccGCCACTCCTtgtcccgccgccgctcctcgtcacatgtaagaggtgaggggcgagcggtgGCGATGGGAGATGGGCGGGGATAGGATTTGTgtaggggagagggaggggattcaattgggggagggagaggggattcggtggggagaagaagagagagaggcgcgGGTGAGAGGACTAGGGGATGAGCGGATAAGTGTGGGAAGAGGGTTGCATGGGTGAGAAAGAAGGGGGGTTGACATGTGAGGGGAGGTTGCgatttagtaccaggtgaaatCTCTATTCGGTACTAAAGACCCTCAGGTACATTAGTACTAAtttgtgacctttagtaccgggtggtcaCCTGGTACTAAGGGAGGTCAAAAGAACTTCTCGAAGACTAACCGGTAGTTCAGATACTAATGAGAGGCTAGCAACGAGTGCTGCCGCAACCACCGAAGGGCGTACGACCggtccgcggccg encodes the following:
- the LOC117855574 gene encoding cysteine-rich receptor-like protein kinase 6; translation: MVFSFHCVTKIMTKESSGRVAQPPPSSSAIRCSALRHGVWGRGHHGFKQVAIVPWRTKSKQLSPLPLAMLAGRYAAAAAAALALLLLLRPATAAAPNCDASTTYTANSTFQANLDRLAAVLPVNASASPAGFATVTVGVTPEQANGLALCRGDTNASTCAACVTAAFQEAKQTCPFDKGASILRDACNLQFAGRQFLDFLRPDQWIVQELVPGIDTAVASVNASDAWFSAAVTGIFTAIINSAVAATNSTRKYFTTAEMAFNPKIYGLAQCAPDLTPDQCRGCLGYIQSEIMARHMDGRPQSNVGAVVWCLLRYNVLSPIYEGRAMLQLAAPPEPPPVATPSPATPESGAGRKGITAGVSVGIAGFVVLMLILSVFFFLRFRRRIKATKKDHPLKKIGNPQCTVFDLMTLQEATEHLSEKNKLGEGGFGTVYKGILSDGEEIAVKTLLGRTGHALHQLHNEIQVLAKLQHKNLVRLLGYCLHQNDTLLVYEYIKNGSLDSILFDKTTGNALHWEQQYNIILGIAKGILYLHEDSSTRIIHRDLKANNILLDDDMEPKIADFGLARLLGEGHTLTQTARVVGTFGYMAPEYAMHGLVSPKVDIFSFGVLVLEIVTRRSNCGSDDYSAVNLLSDVWAHWTKGSISQMLDQSLVGYGRIQALRCIHVGLLCVQVDPDDRPDISAVVFMLTRDGMELQPPEQPAFFFARGSPSASRSDGQSSYVYDRSSSILEQDISVNGLTVTEPYPR